Genomic window (Streptomyces yatensis):
GCGCGCCTCCGGCTACCGCTACGGGCAGCGGGCCTATCTGGTCCAGCTGCGCCGGGCCGGAGCGGGGACCGCACTGATCGACCCCGTCGGCTGCCCCGACCTCTCCGGTCTGGGCGCCGCGATCGCCGACGCCGAATGGGTCCTCCACGCCGCGACCCAGGATCTGCCCTGTCTGCGTGACATAGGCATGATCCCCGCCCGGATCTTCGACACCGAACTCGCGGGCCGGCTGGCCGGATTCGCCCGGGTGGGGCTCGGCGCCATGGTCGAGAACATCCTCGGATACGCCCTGGAGAAGGGCCACTCCGCCGTCGACTGGTCCACCCGCCCACTGCCCGACCCCTGGCTGCACTACGCCGCGCTCGATGTCGAGCTGCTGGTCGACCTCCGCGACGCGCTGGAGGAGGAGCTGGCGCGGCAGGGCAAGCTGGAGTGGGCGCATCAGGAGTTCGCGGCCATCGCCGCGGCCCCGCCCGCCCCGCCGCGCAAGGACCCCTGGCGGCGGACGTCGGGGATGCACAAGGTCCGGCGACGCCGGCAGATGGCCGTGGTGCGCGAGCTGTGGACGGCCCGGGACCGGATCGCCCAGCGCCGCGATGTCTCGCCGGGCAAGGTGCTGGGCGACGCGGCCATCGTCGAGGCCGCGCTGGCCCTGCCCGCGAACGTGCGGGCGCTGGCCGCGCTGAGCGGTTTCGGCCACCGGATG
Coding sequences:
- a CDS encoding HRDC domain-containing protein; this translates as MTDAQETAAETTLRTTGGAPPDDLPPAPVPLLEPREGIPPVTADADALAEVIATFAAGHGPVAVDAERASGYRYGQRAYLVQLRRAGAGTALIDPVGCPDLSGLGAAIADAEWVLHAATQDLPCLRDIGMIPARIFDTELAGRLAGFARVGLGAMVENILGYALEKGHSAVDWSTRPLPDPWLHYAALDVELLVDLRDALEEELARQGKLEWAHQEFAAIAAAPPAPPRKDPWRRTSGMHKVRRRRQMAVVRELWTARDRIAQRRDVSPGKVLGDAAIVEAALALPANVRALAALSGFGHRMNRRQLEQWQAAVDRARELPEADLPQPGQPVAGPPPPRAWADKDPAAAARLSAARAAVTQLAEGLNLPQENLIAPDTVRRLCWEPPAEPTTDAVASVLAGHGARPWQIDQVTPVLAAALLATPA